One genomic window of Candidatus Methylomirabilota bacterium includes the following:
- a CDS encoding prenyltransferase/squalene oxidase repeat-containing protein, which produces MDRAKDRPPLTAALLAAQDADGGWGAEPGKRSNTEATALAVLALAKTSDSAAASALRRGRDWLVGHQRPDGGWPLGVGQDQSTWPTPLAVLALLGPPETREQAAGGLRWLVGHGGIDPGWLIRALYRLWPAALPVRMDPTLKGWSWNPEAFSWVEPTAYALLALKKGRAVLSGPDVDARIREGESMLFDRVCEGGGWNYGNTNVYGVSVPPYPEVTAIALIGLQDRRDTPAHRASSEAMRRMLAEVDSGFGLSWAIAYLAVHGRQTAAERGRLAASYARTGFLGSTRTLALALVASGAPEAVFGL; this is translated from the coding sequence GTGGACCGAGCGAAAGATCGACCTCCGCTGACCGCGGCGCTCCTCGCCGCGCAGGACGCGGACGGCGGATGGGGCGCCGAGCCCGGCAAGCGCAGCAACACCGAGGCCACGGCGCTCGCGGTCCTGGCGCTCGCGAAGACCTCCGACTCCGCGGCGGCCTCGGCGCTGCGTCGGGGCCGCGACTGGCTGGTCGGCCATCAGCGCCCGGACGGGGGCTGGCCCCTCGGGGTCGGCCAGGATCAGAGCACCTGGCCGACGCCCCTGGCGGTGCTCGCGTTGCTGGGCCCGCCCGAGACGCGTGAGCAGGCCGCCGGGGGGCTCCGCTGGCTGGTCGGGCATGGCGGGATCGATCCCGGCTGGCTCATCCGCGCGCTCTATCGCCTCTGGCCCGCCGCGCTGCCCGTCCGGATGGATCCCACACTCAAGGGCTGGTCGTGGAATCCCGAAGCCTTCAGCTGGGTGGAGCCCACCGCCTACGCCCTGCTGGCGCTCAAGAAGGGACGCGCCGTGCTCTCGGGGCCCGACGTGGACGCCCGCATCCGCGAAGGCGAGTCGATGCTCTTCGACCGCGTGTGCGAGGGCGGGGGCTGGAACTATGGGAACACGAACGTGTACGGCGTGAGCGTCCCACCGTACCCGGAAGTCACCGCGATCGCCCTGATCGGTCTCCAGGACCGGCGCGACACGCCCGCCCATCGCGCGAGCAGCGAGGCGATGCGCCGCATGCTCGCGGAGGTCGATTCCGGGTTCGGCCTGAGCTGGGCAATCGCGTATCTCGCCGTGCATGGTCGGCAGACGGCCGCGGAGCGCGGGCGACTCGCGGCCAGCTATGCGCGGACCGGCTTTCTCGGCTCCACACGGACCCTGGCGCTCGCGCTCGTCGCGTCGGGCGCCCCCGAGGCCGTGTTCGGCCTATGA